A single region of the Neomonachus schauinslandi chromosome 3, ASM220157v2, whole genome shotgun sequence genome encodes:
- the LOC110591881 gene encoding basic leucine zipper and W2 domain-containing protein 1-like isoform X1, producing MNNQKQQKPTLSGQRFKTRKTDEKERFDPTQFQDCIIQGLTETGTDLEAVAKFLDASGAKLDYRRYAETLFDILVAGGMLAPGGTLADDMMRTDVCVFAAQEDLETMQAFAQGFNKLIRCYKYLEKGFEDEVKKLLLFLKGFSESERNKLAMLTGVLLANGTLNASILNSLYNENLVKEGVSAAFAVKLFKSWINEKDINAVAASLRKVSMDNRLMELFPANKQSVEHFTKYFTEAGLKELSEYVRNQQTIGARKELQKELQEQMSRGDPFKDIILYVKEEMKKNNIPEPVVIGIVWSSVMSTMEWNKKEELVAEQAIKHLKQYSPLLAAFTTQAEVLSEEPILKWYKDAYVAKGKSVFLEQMKKFIEWLKNAEEESESEAEEGD from the exons ATGAATAATCAAAAGCAGCAAAAGCCAACGCTATCAGGCCAGcgttttaaaaccagaaaaacagatgaaaaagagaGGTTTGACCCTACTCAGTTTCAAGACTGTATTATTCAAGGCTTAACTGAAACTGGTACTGATTTGGAAGCAGTAGCAAAGTTTCTTGATGCTTCTGGAGCAAAACTTGATTACCGCCGATATGCAGAAACACTCTTTGACATTCTGGTGGCCGGCGGAATGCTGGCCCCAGGTGGTACactggcagatgacatgatgcgtACAGATGTCTGTGTGTTCGCAGCACAAGAAGACCTAGAGACCATGCAAGCATTCGCTCAGGGTTTTAACAAGTTAATCAGGTGCTACAAATACCTGGAGAAAGGTTTTGAAGATGAAGTAAAAAAGCTGCTGCTGTTCTTAAAGGGTTTTTCAGAGTCGGAGAGGAACAAGCTGGCTATGTTGACTGGTGTTCTTCTGGCTAATGGAACACTTAATGCATCCATTCTTAATAGCCTTTATAATGAGAATTTGGTTAAAGAAGGGGTTTCAGCAGCTTTTGCTGTAAAGCTCTTTAAATCATggataaatgaaaaagatatcaATGCAGTAGCTGCAAGTCTTCGGAAAGTCAGTATGGATAACAGACTGATGGAACTTTTTCCTGCCAATAAACAAAGCGTTGAACACTTCACTAAGTATTTTACTGAGGCAGGCTTGAAAGAACTTTCAGAGTATGTTCGAAATCAGCAAACCATAGGAGCTCGAAAGGAACTCCAGAAAGAACTTCAAGAACAGATGTCCCGTGGTGATCCATTTAAGGATATAATTTTGTATGTCAAGGAGGAGATGAAAAAAAACAACATCCCAGAACCCGTTGTCATTGGGATAGTCTGGTCCAGCGTAATGAGCACCATGGAATGGAACAAAAAGGAAGAGCTTGTAGCAGAGCAGGCCATCAAGCACTTGAAGCAATACAGCCCTCTACTTGCTGCCTTTACTACTCAAG CTGAAGTCCTGAGTGAAGAGCCCATTTTGAAGTGGTATAAAGATGCATATGTTGCAAAGGGGAAAAGTGTCTTCCTTGAGCAAATGAAAAAGTTTATAGAGTGGCTCAAAAATGCTGAAGAAGAATCTGAGTCTGAAGCTGAAGAAGGTGACTGA
- the LOC110591881 gene encoding basic leucine zipper and W2 domain-containing protein 1-like isoform X4 encodes MLLEQNLITADMQKHSLTFWWPAECWPQGFNKLIRCYKYLEKGFEDEVKKLLLFLKGFSESERNKLAMLTGVLLANGTLNASILNSLYNENLVKEGVSAAFAVKLFKSWINEKDINAVAASLRKVSMDNRLMELFPANKQSVEHFTKYFTEAGLKELSEYVRNQQTIGARKELQKELQEQMSRGDPFKDIILYVKEEMKKNNIPEPVVIGIVWSSVMSTMEWNKKEELVAEQAIKHLKQYSPLLAAFTTQGQSELTLLLKIQEYCYDNIHFMKAFQKIVVLFYKAEVLSEEPILKWYKDAYVAKGKSVFLEQMKKFIEWLKNAEEESESEAEEGD; translated from the exons ATGCTTCTGGAGCAAAACTTGATTACCGCCGATATGCAGAAACACTCTTTGACATTCTGGTGGCCGGCGGAATGCTGGCCCCAG GGTTTTAACAAGTTAATCAGGTGCTACAAATACCTGGAGAAAGGTTTTGAAGATGAAGTAAAAAAGCTGCTGCTGTTCTTAAAGGGTTTTTCAGAGTCGGAGAGGAACAAGCTGGCTATGTTGACTGGTGTTCTTCTGGCTAATGGAACACTTAATGCATCCATTCTTAATAGCCTTTATAATGAGAATTTGGTTAAAGAAGGGGTTTCAGCAGCTTTTGCTGTAAAGCTCTTTAAATCATggataaatgaaaaagatatcaATGCAGTAGCTGCAAGTCTTCGGAAAGTCAGTATGGATAACAGACTGATGGAACTTTTTCCTGCCAATAAACAAAGCGTTGAACACTTCACTAAGTATTTTACTGAGGCAGGCTTGAAAGAACTTTCAGAGTATGTTCGAAATCAGCAAACCATAGGAGCTCGAAAGGAACTCCAGAAAGAACTTCAAGAACAGATGTCCCGTGGTGATCCATTTAAGGATATAATTTTGTATGTCAAGGAGGAGATGAAAAAAAACAACATCCCAGAACCCGTTGTCATTGGGATAGTCTGGTCCAGCGTAATGAGCACCATGGAATGGAACAAAAAGGAAGAGCTTGTAGCAGAGCAGGCCATCAAGCACTTGAAGCAATACAGCCCTCTACTTGCTGCCTTTACTACTCAAGGTCAGTCTGAGCTGACTCTGTTACTGAAGATTCAGGAGTATTGCTATGACAACATTCATTTCATGAAAGCCTTCCAGAAAATCGTGGTGCTTTTTTATAAAGCTGAAGTCCTGAGTGAAGAGCCCATTTTGAAGTGGTATAAAGATGCATATGTTGCAAAGGGGAAAAGTGTCTTCCTTGAGCAAATGAAAAAGTTTATAGAGTGGCTCAAAAATGCTGAAGAAGAATCTGAGTCTGAAGCTGAAGAAGGTGACTGA
- the LOC110591881 gene encoding basic leucine zipper and W2 domain-containing protein 1-like isoform X3, translated as MNNQKQQKPTLSGQRFKTRKTDEKERFDPTQFQDCIIQGLTETGTDLEAVAKFLDASGAKLDYRRYAETLFDILVAGGMLAPGGTLADDMMRTDVCVFAAQEDLETMQAFAQGFNKLIRCYKYLEKGFEDEVKKLLLFLKGFSESERNKLAMLTGVLLANGTLNASILNSLYNENLVKEGVSAAFAVKLFKSWINEKDINAVAASLRKVSMDNRLMELFPANKQSVEHFTKYFTEAGLKELSEYVRNQQTIGARKELQKELQEQMSRGDPFKDIILYVKEEMKKNNIHFMKAFQKIVVLFYKAEVLSEEPILKWYKDAYVAKGKSVFLEQMKKFIEWLKNAEEESESEAEEGD; from the exons ATGAATAATCAAAAGCAGCAAAAGCCAACGCTATCAGGCCAGcgttttaaaaccagaaaaacagatgaaaaagagaGGTTTGACCCTACTCAGTTTCAAGACTGTATTATTCAAGGCTTAACTGAAACTGGTACTGATTTGGAAGCAGTAGCAAAGTTTCTTGATGCTTCTGGAGCAAAACTTGATTACCGCCGATATGCAGAAACACTCTTTGACATTCTGGTGGCCGGCGGAATGCTGGCCCCAGGTGGTACactggcagatgacatgatgcgtACAGATGTCTGTGTGTTCGCAGCACAAGAAGACCTAGAGACCATGCAAGCATTCGCTCAGGGTTTTAACAAGTTAATCAGGTGCTACAAATACCTGGAGAAAGGTTTTGAAGATGAAGTAAAAAAGCTGCTGCTGTTCTTAAAGGGTTTTTCAGAGTCGGAGAGGAACAAGCTGGCTATGTTGACTGGTGTTCTTCTGGCTAATGGAACACTTAATGCATCCATTCTTAATAGCCTTTATAATGAGAATTTGGTTAAAGAAGGGGTTTCAGCAGCTTTTGCTGTAAAGCTCTTTAAATCATggataaatgaaaaagatatcaATGCAGTAGCTGCAAGTCTTCGGAAAGTCAGTATGGATAACAGACTGATGGAACTTTTTCCTGCCAATAAACAAAGCGTTGAACACTTCACTAAGTATTTTACTGAGGCAGGCTTGAAAGAACTTTCAGAGTATGTTCGAAATCAGCAAACCATAGGAGCTCGAAAGGAACTCCAGAAAGAACTTCAAGAACAGATGTCCCGTGGTGATCCATTTAAGGATATAATTTTGTATGTCAAGGAGGAGATGAAAAAAAACAAC ATTCATTTCATGAAAGCCTTCCAGAAAATCGTGGTGCTTTTTTATAAAGCTGAAGTCCTGAGTGAAGAGCCCATTTTGAAGTGGTATAAAGATGCATATGTTGCAAAGGGGAAAAGTGTCTTCCTTGAGCAAATGAAAAAGTTTATAGAGTGGCTCAAAAATGCTGAAGAAGAATCTGAGTCTGAAGCTGAAGAAGGTGACTGA
- the LOC110591881 gene encoding basic leucine zipper and W2 domain-containing protein 1-like isoform X2 — protein MNNQKQQKPTLSGQRFKTRKMAPGGTLADDMMRTDVCVFAAQEDLETMQAFAQGFNKLIRCYKYLEKGFEDEVKKLLLFLKGFSESERNKLAMLTGVLLANGTLNASILNSLYNENLVKEGVSAAFAVKLFKSWINEKDINAVAASLRKVSMDNRLMELFPANKQSVEHFTKYFTEAGLKELSEYVRNQQTIGARKELQKELQEQMSRGDPFKDIILYVKEEMKKNNIPEPVVIGIVWSSVMSTMEWNKKEELVAEQAIKHLKQYSPLLAAFTTQGQSELTLLLKIQEYCYDNIHFMKAFQKIVVLFYKAEVLSEEPILKWYKDAYVAKGKSVFLEQMKKFIEWLKNAEEESESEAEEGD, from the exons ATGAATAATCAAAAGCAGCAAAAGCCAACGCTATCAGGCCAGcgttttaaaaccagaaaaa TGGCCCCAGGTGGTACactggcagatgacatgatgcgtACAGATGTCTGTGTGTTCGCAGCACAAGAAGACCTAGAGACCATGCAAGCATTCGCTCAGGGTTTTAACAAGTTAATCAGGTGCTACAAATACCTGGAGAAAGGTTTTGAAGATGAAGTAAAAAAGCTGCTGCTGTTCTTAAAGGGTTTTTCAGAGTCGGAGAGGAACAAGCTGGCTATGTTGACTGGTGTTCTTCTGGCTAATGGAACACTTAATGCATCCATTCTTAATAGCCTTTATAATGAGAATTTGGTTAAAGAAGGGGTTTCAGCAGCTTTTGCTGTAAAGCTCTTTAAATCATggataaatgaaaaagatatcaATGCAGTAGCTGCAAGTCTTCGGAAAGTCAGTATGGATAACAGACTGATGGAACTTTTTCCTGCCAATAAACAAAGCGTTGAACACTTCACTAAGTATTTTACTGAGGCAGGCTTGAAAGAACTTTCAGAGTATGTTCGAAATCAGCAAACCATAGGAGCTCGAAAGGAACTCCAGAAAGAACTTCAAGAACAGATGTCCCGTGGTGATCCATTTAAGGATATAATTTTGTATGTCAAGGAGGAGATGAAAAAAAACAACATCCCAGAACCCGTTGTCATTGGGATAGTCTGGTCCAGCGTAATGAGCACCATGGAATGGAACAAAAAGGAAGAGCTTGTAGCAGAGCAGGCCATCAAGCACTTGAAGCAATACAGCCCTCTACTTGCTGCCTTTACTACTCAAGGTCAGTCTGAGCTGACTCTGTTACTGAAGATTCAGGAGTATTGCTATGACAACATTCATTTCATGAAAGCCTTCCAGAAAATCGTGGTGCTTTTTTATAAAGCTGAAGTCCTGAGTGAAGAGCCCATTTTGAAGTGGTATAAAGATGCATATGTTGCAAAGGGGAAAAGTGTCTTCCTTGAGCAAATGAAAAAGTTTATAGAGTGGCTCAAAAATGCTGAAGAAGAATCTGAGTCTGAAGCTGAAGAAGGTGACTGA
- the LOC110591809 gene encoding 60S ribosomal protein L32-like yields MAALRPLVKPKIVKKRTKKFIRHQSDRYVKIKRNWRKPRGIDNRVRRRFKGQILMPNIGYGSNKKTKHMLPSGFQKFLVHNVKELEVLLMCNKSYCAEIAHNVSSKNHKAIVERAAQLAIRVTNPNARLRSEENE; encoded by the coding sequence ATGGCTGCCCTCAGACCTCTGGTGAAGCCCAAGATCGttaaaaagaggaccaagaagTTCATCCGGCACCAGTCAGACCGCTATGTCAAAATTAAGCGCAACTGGCGGAAACCCAGAGGCATTGACAATAGGGTGCGCAGAAGATTCAAGGGCCAGATCTTGATGCCCAACATTGGTTATGggagcaacaagaaaacaaagcacatgtTGCCAAGTGGCTTCCAGAAGTTCCTAGTCCACAACGTCAAGGAGCTTGAAGTGCTGCTGATGTGCAACAAATCTTACTGTGCAGAGATTGCTCACAATGTCTCCTCCAAGAACCACAAAGCTATTGTGGAAAGAGCAGCCCAGCTGGCAATCAGAGTCACCAATCCCAACGCCAGGCTGCGCAgcgaagaaaatgaatag